CCGGCTCAACGCGGCGTTCAATTACCTTTACGGCATAGGAAAGCTCGTCTACATACTTGCTTACTTCCGGATAAACCACTTCGTTCTTTGCCTTGCCGTCGTAGACAGCCTTCTGCATCACGCCCGAACGCACCGTAGCCATCTGAGGACGGTTTTCGGGATTCACGATGGTAGCCACGATGTTGCCGCCGAATGCAGGGCGAATCTGGTAGAGCATATTCTCATAGTGCTTGCCAGCCTTCTTGTCATCGTAATCTCCGATTTCAAGTTGAGTACAGTCGGCGGTAAGCCCAGACGTCAATGAGGATGAAACACGAGGCCCGAGGTCGCGCCCAATAACAGTAGCACCCATCAAGGCAATCTGCGGTTTCTCTTCATTAAAGAGATTCACGAGAATGTCTGTGTGAGGGGCTGACGTGTAAGGGAAGAGCCCTTCGCCGTCGAACACAAATAATTTATCCACTCCATAAGGAAGAATCTGGTCTTCCACCTTGCCCTTGATGCCGCTTCCGGCAACGATTGCGTGGAGTTCTACGCCTAATTCATTGGCGAGCTTACGGCCTTTCGTAAGCAATTCCTGCGAAACTTCCTGTACGGTTGTTTCTTCTATTTCGCAATATACAAATACGTTGTTCATAAATAATACTGTATCACATCATCGGTCTGCCGTTCTTTCTGCTTCTTTCTGAAAGCAATGCGGATGAAACAGCCTGCCGACCGTGGATGATTATATTTTCATTGGAATAATTTGAATTGATATGCTTGAACCTTTATCCTCTCCGTTGCTGAATGTTTCGGATTCCACAGCCTCCCTTTCAGAAGAAGAAGGAGAGAGATTTCCGGTTATCCAATTATCTTCTCGTCGAGAAGTTCCTTTACCAATCCTTCTATATCAGCATCCGAACCTGTGATAGTCTTGCTTTCCTTAGCTTGGAACACGATGTTCTGAACGCTCTTCACCTTGGTTGGAGAGCCGGAAAGACCACACTGGGCTTCGTCACCATCAACATCAGCTACCGACCATTGGGTCAAAGTCAGGTAAGGACGCGTCTCGTAAAGCTCTGCCCACGGCTCGTCGCCCTTGCGCTCCATAGGACAGGTTGCGTACTTATATTTCATTACGAGCTTGGCATTGCAGGGACGAGCCGGTGCAGCCGTGCCGTTTACCGTAATAACCACCGGAAGAGGGGCAACAACGGTTTCCACACCACCGTCGATATGGCGGCGGATGGTAGCCTTTCCGTCCTCCACCTTCAGGATTTCCTCTGCGTAAGTAACCTGATTCAGACCGAGCTTCTGTGCCACCTGCGGACCAACCTGTGCCGTATCGCCGTCGATAGCCTGACGGCCGCCGATAACAATATCCACATCGCCAATCTTCTTGATGGCAGTTGCCAGTGCATAAGACGTAGCCAACGTGTCGGCACCTGCAAACTTACGGTCGGTCAATAGCCAACCGGTGTCTGCTCCACGGAAAAGTCCCTGACGGATTATTTCGCCTGCACGGGGAGGTCCCATAGTGAGAATACCAACTGTTGAACCAGGGTTCTCGTCTTTCAGCCGAAGAGCCTGCTCCAAAGCATTCAAGTCTTCAGGGTTGAAGATAGCCGGCAGCGCGGCACGGTTCACAGTGCCTTCAGCTGTCATAGCATCCTTGCCCACATTTCTTGTGTCTGGTACCTGCTTGGCAAGTACAACGATTTTCAAACTCATAGATATAATGTGTTGTTTAGAATATTTTGTTTAATAGAATCGGATAGCAAAAGTACATTTTTTTTATAACACCAACAAATTAATTGCACAAAATAAGTACGTTCGTGCACAAATCTGTCAGATTGAGCATTCTCTTTATCTCCCTTTTGTAATAATTACAGCTCTGAAGATAACAAAAAGTATTCTGAATTTCGGTGCTTGAAAGTGTGTAAAATACAAATTTAACAGATATTCAGCCCTTTATCTCAATAAAAATATGTACCTTTGACAACTGTATTATAACGAAAAGTATGAGTAACAACTTATTATCAGGAAAAAGAGGCATCATTTTCGGTGCATTGAACGAACAGTCAATTGCTTGGAAAGTAGCCGAGCGTGCCGTTGAAGAAGGCGCACAGATTACACTTTCAAATACTCCAATTGCGGTAAGAATGGGAACAGTCAATGCACTGTCCGAAAAACTCAATTGCGAGGTTATACCGGCTGATGCCACAAGTGTTGAAGACTTGGAAAACGTATTCAAGCGTTCTATGGAAGTCTTAGGTGGAAAGATTGATTTTGTACTGCATTCTATCGGTATGTCGCCGAACGTTCGCAAGCGTCGCACATACGATAATCTCGACTACAAGATGCTCGACACGACACTCGACGTGTCTGCCGTTTCATTCCATAAGATGATTCAGAGTGCGAAGAAGCTCGATGCCATCAGCGAAGGAGGTTCAATCCTCGCCCTTACCTACGTGGCTGCACAGCGCACATTCTACGGCTACAACGATATGGCTGACGCAAAGGCACTCTTGGAAAGCATTGCGCGCAGCTTCGGCTACATCTATGGACGCGAAAAGGGCGTGCGCATCAACACGATTTCACAGTCTCCTACAATGACTACTGCCGGACAGGGCGTGAAGGGTATGGACAAGCTCTACGACTTTGCCGACCGTATGTCGCCACTCGGCAACGCCTCTGCTGCCGAATGCGCTGACTACTGTATCGTAATGTTCTCCGACCTTACCAAGAAAGTAACAATGCAGAATCTCTATCACGACGGTGGTTTCTCCAACGTGGGTATGAGTCTCCGTGCTATGGCTACTTACGAGAAGGGACTCGACGAGTACAAGGATGAAAACGGTAATATTATCTACGGATAAGCACCATTTTTCATACATTAATGAATGGGGCGACACTCTCAAAGTGTCGCCCCGTTTGTTTTCGTTTGATTTGAAGAACAGAGATTCTTTTTCTTGTTCTGTCCTGCATTTTTTGCGATAATATTTCTTATTCTCGTCTATGATTTTCTACTGATTTGGGATGCGTCTGCAAACGTGCGAAGAATGCAAAACAATCTTCGCACGTTTGCAGCGCGTTTTTGCGAAGAATAGAATGCAATCTTCGCACGTTTGGAATGAGAGAGGACAAGTATTGATTATCAGACACTTACATACGATAAAACAATAACGGCATAGAAAGGAGATGGATTGCACTATGGAATAGAGCTGATGGGTGTGAAGACCAGAGAAGCAAAGTATAACGGAGAACAAAAAGAAGGGAAGGAAAGATAGAGATGCTGGCAGAAGGAAGTGCAGACGTTTGGCGAATGATGTTCTCTTGCACCTTATTATATTTATTATAGATGGTAAGTTTTCTTGGCAAAGATAATATAATCAGCAGATATTTTGTTATCTTTGCAAGTGGTTCCCTTCGGAATGCCATCCTCAAAATTCAGCGAAAATATATGATTGACAACCCAACGGTACAAAGGATTCTTGATGCAGCGAATATTGTAGACGTAGTTTCGGAATTTGTTTCTTTGCGAAAGGCAGGAACAAGTTACAAGGGATTGTGCCCGTTCCACGACGACCGAACGCCGTCGTTTTCCGTCAGTCCGGTAAAGGGAGTGTATAAATGTTTCTCGTGTGGCGAAGCCGGCAACGTGGTAAACTTCATAATGAAGCACGAACAGGTTACGTATCCTGAAGCGTTGAAATGGATTGCAAGGAAATACAATATCGAAGTTCAGGAACGCGAGCTTACTTCGGAGGAAAAGCGTCTGGAAAACGAGCGCGAGTCTATGTTTCTCGTGAATGAATGGGCATCGAAGTATTTCCAGAATATCCTGAAAAACAATGTAGACGGACAGGCTATCGGTTTGCAGTATTTCCGCAGCCGTGGATTCCGGGACGACATTATTCAGAAATTCCAGTTGGGATATTGTCTGAACAACCGACAGGCTTTCTCCAATGCCGCCCTGCTGGCAGGCTACAAGAAAGAGTTTCTGATAAAGACAGGACTGTGTTTTGAACGCGAAAACGGCGAGCTCGTAGACCGTTTCAACGGCCGTGTCCTCTTTCCTTGGATAAGCGTGAGCGGCAAGGTTACTGCATTCGGAGGCCGTCTGCTCGACTCCCGCACAAAGGGCGTGAGTCAGAAATACGTCAATTCGCCCGACAGCGAAATCTATCACAAGGAAAGAGAACTTTACGGAATCTTTCAGGCGAAGAAAGCCATTGCGAAGTTCGACCTCGTATATATGGTGGAAGGCTATACGGACGTGGTTTCGATGCACCAGTGCGGCATTGAGAACGTGGTGGCAAACAGCGGAACTGCGCTCTCAACCCATCAGATAAAGCTGCTCCGGAGATTCACGCCGAACATTGTTTTGCTCTACGACGGCGACGCAGCCGGGCAGCACGCAGCTCTCCGCGGTACGGATATGCTGCTCTCGGAAGGGATGAACGTGAAGGTTTTGCTGATTCCCGACGGAAAGGATCCCGACGAACTGGCACGCAGCTATTCGGCTGAGGATTTCCGAAAATACATCGAGGAGAATCAGACCGACTTCATTGTCTTTAAGATAAACGTGCTCCTGAAGGGCGTGAGCGACCCCGTGAAGCGTTCGGAGGCCATCAATTCCATTGTTCAGAGCATTGCCGTGATCAAGGATCCCATTCTTCGCGACACCTATCTGCGCGAGTGCGCACACAGAACAGGCGTGAAGGAGGAGACGCTGATTGCACAGATGAACCGGTATATACACAGCGACCGCGAGCAGCAGCGCAAGGAACAGGAGCGAAGGATGGATGCAACGCCGCTTTCCGAGTCTGTTCCGAGTCCTGTCCGACCTGCAACGCCTGTGCAGCAGGCATCCAAAGTTGAGACAATGCTCGTGCAGGCAATCGTGCGCGATGGCGAGAAAATCATCATCCGCGATGTTCCCAATGAGGAAACAGGCACTACCGTAAATCTGAACGTGGCACAATACATTGCCTACGACCTCGGTCTGGACAACCTTTCCTTCTCCAATCCCGTCTCAATTCAGATTCTTCAAGAGGCAGTTGAGCACAGTTCGGACGAGGGATTCAAGGCAGAGGAATACTTCACTCATCATTCCGACATCAATCTTTCCACCCTTGCCGTGAAACTGAGTGTTGATAGGTTCCAACTTTCAGAGAGTCTGCAGCTCAAGGAACGCGAGACCGACCTCCGGGACAGAATCATCCACCTGATACTCGACTTCAGGATGAACTACGTGGAGCAGCATCTGAAGGCATTGCAGGCGAGACTTTCGCAGGAACAGGACATCGACAAGATGATGGAGATAATGGCAGAACTGAAGAATATGCAGGAAATGCGCAACATTCTCGCCAAGAAACTGGGCACGGATATTGTAGTAAGGTAAGTATGATAAACCATTTCAGGAATATATTCAGGCGCAAGATTCAGCTTTCGGAACTTGCCCCATCGATCAACCGACGGTTGGTCAGCAAGGCTCTGTCGGCTCTCAACTGCCAATATCAATGGAAGAAAGACGGCGAAGACCAGACAGCTTTCTATGATTTTCAGAGTGGGCACTTCGGAATCCGTGTTCAGCAGAATGCCCCGAATGTACTCTTGTCCTTCCCTTATATTGCAGAAGCACCAATGGAGCACGTGAACAATGTGCGGCAACTGTGCAATCAGTTCAATCTCAGCTCAGACGGACCACGCTTTACCTACGTTATTGATGAGGAAAAGAACGTCATAAATGTGCATTTGCTTCACAGTCTTCTGCTCGATGAAGACCGTGCGCGCGACATTCTGTCGCGGACAATGACCGATTTGTTCGGCTGGCAGAATGTGTTTGTGCGCAAATTGGGCGATTTGGTAGACATACAGAAGAATACAAAAAGCCCCGATGTGGAACTCACGTCAAAGCAACTGTCGCGCGAACTCTTTATGCTTCGCGAGCAGGAACTGAACCATCAGGCCGCTGTACCACGATGGAGGGAAAACGAGGTGGAGAAAATTACGTTTTCCCAATGGATGAAAACCGTCTTCGGAATCGATGATTTCTTTCCATCGCAACTGATGATATGCAGCGATGAGCCGAAGACTGTTACCGAAAAAGAGGCTATCAACAACCTCTCGTTCGCTTCCCTGCTGATAGAAAATGGCAAGTTCGTCCGGAAAGAAGCAACGCTTTCATTAGTTTTCTTCCAGACTTCAGAACCCGACCGCCGCAGGTTTATGACGCTTTTTGTTCAGCAGGCAGACGGTTCTGAGCAAGCATTATACTATCGGGTTACGGCTACGGTAATGCCGTTGCTGCCCAATGGAGACGCACCTTTAAGAACAAGGCAGTACCAACCTACGGTGCGCACCACTCTTTTAGCGTATGACCTCCGTACAGACAAGCAACTGCTGGACGAATTTAACTTTATGTGGGAAGACGCAAAAGACAAGATTGCCAAGGGAGAAACAGGCCAACTGACGGAGGAACAGCTTTTCATAGCAAAGATTTCGCTGCGCAATGTAGCGCATTTTATGTATCGCGGCAAGCAGCTTTACCTGTCAGGCCGTCATTATGAGGCTGCGCTGTGGCTCGAAAATGCGTTCCACATTCTCCACGACAGCTTCTCCGAGCTGAATACCACCGACCACGAGAACTTCTTTGAAATCTGTTATATGCTCGGTTTCTGCCATTCCAATATGCAGGATTACGAGCGTGCCTTCTATTATCTCACTTTCACGCTCGGCCTGAATCGCATCACTTACACCGAGGAATACATCAACTGTCTGGTGAATATGAGCGATTTCCGTGCAATGGGCTATATAAACAGTATTATTGCCGATATAGAGAACATCTATAACAACGGCGAAGAAGACGAAAATCCCGAACCTCATCTGCAATCCTTCCTTTCGTTCCTCTACCGGAGAAAGGCTTACGTGCTGATAGAAAAGAAGAATTACGATGCCGCCGAAGCCCTTTTGAAGCATCTTCTCAATGATCCGAACAGCAGTGAATATGCTTTGAAAGAACTGGTGTACCTCCAAAAACTGCGCGAAAAGAAAGAATAGTCTTATGATTTACATTCACTGGATAGTCCTTGTCGCCTATACGCTCGTGGCAATTGCTGCGCTCATTAGGGTACTGATGGAAAACCGTCAGCCGGCAAAGACTATGGCGTGGGCTTTGATTCTCTTGTTTATGCCGTTGGTGGGCATTGTCCTGTATTTCTTTTTCGGACAACGGACGCGCAAGGACCGACAAATATGGCAAAACAGCCTCGATCAGATAACCAAACGTGCGATGCTTGAGTTCGTGGAGCAGCGCAATCTCAGCCTGCCCGACGAGCATAAGGAACTCATCAGCTTGTTTATGAATCAGAACTGGGCACTTCCTTTCAAGAACAACGAAATGGAAGTGTATCGGAATGGCTATGAGTTTTTCCCGGCTTTATTGGCTGAAATAAGCCAAGCCAGGCATCACATACATTTCATTTCCTATATCATCGACGACGACCCATTGGGCAATCTGCTTGCCGACGCACTCATTGCGAAGGCGAGAGAAGGCGTGGAAATACGCCTGATATACGATGACGTGGGGTCGTGGAAGACGAAAGAGAGATTCTTTGAGCGAATGCGCGAGGAAGGAATAGACATACATCCCTTTATGCCTGTGCGTTTTCCGTTGTTCACAAGCAAGGTAAATTACAGGAACCACCGAAAACTTTGTGTCGTTGATGGTACGGTTGGTTTCATCGGTGGCATGAACGTGGCATTGCGATACGTTAAAGGCAATGAGAAACAACCTTGGCGAGATACCCATATCAAGATTAAGGGATACGGAGTCTACGGTCTTCAGCGTGCGTTTCTGCTCGATTGGTTCTTCGTGGACCGGACGCTGATCAGCGACCGAAAGTATTATCCCACTATGAATGTGGGACAGAATGACGTTCTGGCACAGATTGTTACGAGCAATCCAACCGGACAATGGCCCGAAATAGAGCAGGGATATATTAAGATTCTGCTGAGTGCGAAGAGATATGTATATATGGAAACACCGTATTTCCTGCCTACCGAGCCGATACTCTTCGCAATGCGCACGGCAGCCGTCTCAGGAGTGGACGTGCGTTTGCTGATACCTCTGCGCGCAGATTCAAAGATAGTGGAGTGGGCATCGCGTTCCTTCGTGCTCGAAGCTGCGCGGGCAGGTGTAAAGATAATGTTGTATAAACAAGGGTTTAACCATTCCAAGCTCCTTGTTTCCGATGATACATTATGCACAATAGGTTCTACGAACGTGGATTTCCGTAGTTTTGAAAATGCCTTTGAAGCCAATGCGTTCTTCTATGACAAGACAATGGCACTGAAGGTAAAGGAGATTTATCTTGAGGATGAGGCTTACAGCGTGAGTCTCGAAAGCGTGAAGGACATTACACAGCGCACCTTCCTGCAGCGTTTGTGGGAGTCTGTCATCAGATTGCTGAGTCCGTTATTGTAAGAAAACGCCTCTTTCTCCTTCCTGTCATTCGGTAAATCCACACTGCCTAAGGCTTGACGGCAAGCCCGAATATGCTGAAATTCACACTCCCATAGCTTCTGTGCTCCTTGAAATTAGGGTGTTCGGAAAAATCATTCTGCTTTCCATGCTCGAATACGAATATGCCGTCGTCGGCAAGCAGTCCGTTTTTCAGAACCAAATCGGGAATCGTTTCCAGTTCCGGGAGCGCATAAGGAGGGTCGGCAAAAATGAAATCGAACTTCTGATGACACGTTTTCAGGAAACGGAACACATCGCCACGGATGAGAATATTGTTATCCACACCGAGTTTCTTCACACATTCGGCTATGAAACGCGAGTGGTCTCTGTCTTTCTCCACGCTGACAATCTCACGGCAGCCGCGTGAAATCAGTTCGAGCGTTATGCTTCCGGTACCTGCAAACAAGTCGAGTGCCGTAGTGTCGTCGAAATCAATGTAGCCATTCAGCACGTTGAAAATATTCTCTTTAGCAAAGTCGGTCGTCGGCCGAGCCTTGAACGTGCGTGGAATATCGAAATGTCTTCCTTTATATAGTCCTGTTATGATGCGCATAATTC
The Prevotella sp. HUN102 genome window above contains:
- a CDS encoding electron transfer flavoprotein subunit alpha/FixB family protein; amino-acid sequence: MNNVFVYCEIEETTVQEVSQELLTKGRKLANELGVELHAIVAGSGIKGKVEDQILPYGVDKLFVFDGEGLFPYTSAPHTDILVNLFNEEKPQIALMGATVIGRDLGPRVSSSLTSGLTADCTQLEIGDYDDKKAGKHYENMLYQIRPAFGGNIVATIVNPENRPQMATVRSGVMQKAVYDGKAKNEVVYPEVSKYVDELSYAVKVIERRVEPAQNNLKGAPIVVAGGYGVGSKENFDLLFQLAKELHGEVGASRAAVDAGWVDNDRQVGQTGVTVHPKVYIACGISGQIQHIAGMQDAGIIISINNDPDAPINQIADYVINGTVEEVVPKLIKYYKENSK
- a CDS encoding electron transfer flavoprotein subunit beta/FixA family protein → MSLKIVVLAKQVPDTRNVGKDAMTAEGTVNRAALPAIFNPEDLNALEQALRLKDENPGSTVGILTMGPPRAGEIIRQGLFRGADTGWLLTDRKFAGADTLATSYALATAIKKIGDVDIVIGGRQAIDGDTAQVGPQVAQKLGLNQVTYAEEILKVEDGKATIRRHIDGGVETVVAPLPVVITVNGTAAPARPCNAKLVMKYKYATCPMERKGDEPWAELYETRPYLTLTQWSVADVDGDEAQCGLSGSPTKVKSVQNIVFQAKESKTITGSDADIEGLVKELLDEKIIG
- a CDS encoding enoyl-ACP reductase is translated as MSNNLLSGKRGIIFGALNEQSIAWKVAERAVEEGAQITLSNTPIAVRMGTVNALSEKLNCEVIPADATSVEDLENVFKRSMEVLGGKIDFVLHSIGMSPNVRKRRTYDNLDYKMLDTTLDVSAVSFHKMIQSAKKLDAISEGGSILALTYVAAQRTFYGYNDMADAKALLESIARSFGYIYGREKGVRINTISQSPTMTTAGQGVKGMDKLYDFADRMSPLGNASAAECADYCIVMFSDLTKKVTMQNLYHDGGFSNVGMSLRAMATYEKGLDEYKDENGNIIYG
- the dnaG gene encoding DNA primase; the protein is MIDNPTVQRILDAANIVDVVSEFVSLRKAGTSYKGLCPFHDDRTPSFSVSPVKGVYKCFSCGEAGNVVNFIMKHEQVTYPEALKWIARKYNIEVQERELTSEEKRLENERESMFLVNEWASKYFQNILKNNVDGQAIGLQYFRSRGFRDDIIQKFQLGYCLNNRQAFSNAALLAGYKKEFLIKTGLCFERENGELVDRFNGRVLFPWISVSGKVTAFGGRLLDSRTKGVSQKYVNSPDSEIYHKERELYGIFQAKKAIAKFDLVYMVEGYTDVVSMHQCGIENVVANSGTALSTHQIKLLRRFTPNIVLLYDGDAAGQHAALRGTDMLLSEGMNVKVLLIPDGKDPDELARSYSAEDFRKYIEENQTDFIVFKINVLLKGVSDPVKRSEAINSIVQSIAVIKDPILRDTYLRECAHRTGVKEETLIAQMNRYIHSDREQQRKEQERRMDATPLSESVPSPVRPATPVQQASKVETMLVQAIVRDGEKIIIRDVPNEETGTTVNLNVAQYIAYDLGLDNLSFSNPVSIQILQEAVEHSSDEGFKAEEYFTHHSDINLSTLAVKLSVDRFQLSESLQLKERETDLRDRIIHLILDFRMNYVEQHLKALQARLSQEQDIDKMMEIMAELKNMQEMRNILAKKLGTDIVVR
- the cls gene encoding cardiolipin synthase — protein: MIYIHWIVLVAYTLVAIAALIRVLMENRQPAKTMAWALILLFMPLVGIVLYFFFGQRTRKDRQIWQNSLDQITKRAMLEFVEQRNLSLPDEHKELISLFMNQNWALPFKNNEMEVYRNGYEFFPALLAEISQARHHIHFISYIIDDDPLGNLLADALIAKAREGVEIRLIYDDVGSWKTKERFFERMREEGIDIHPFMPVRFPLFTSKVNYRNHRKLCVVDGTVGFIGGMNVALRYVKGNEKQPWRDTHIKIKGYGVYGLQRAFLLDWFFVDRTLISDRKYYPTMNVGQNDVLAQIVTSNPTGQWPEIEQGYIKILLSAKRYVYMETPYFLPTEPILFAMRTAAVSGVDVRLLIPLRADSKIVEWASRSFVLEAARAGVKIMLYKQGFNHSKLLVSDDTLCTIGSTNVDFRSFENAFEANAFFYDKTMALKVKEIYLEDEAYSVSLESVKDITQRTFLQRLWESVIRLLSPLL
- a CDS encoding RsmD family RNA methyltransferase, with translation MRIITGLYKGRHFDIPRTFKARPTTDFAKENIFNVLNGYIDFDDTTALDLFAGTGSITLELISRGCREIVSVEKDRDHSRFIAECVKKLGVDNNILIRGDVFRFLKTCHQKFDFIFADPPYALPELETIPDLVLKNGLLADDGIFVFEHGKQNDFSEHPNFKEHRSYGSVNFSIFGLAVKP